The proteins below are encoded in one region of Nakamurella flava:
- a CDS encoding SDR family NAD(P)-dependent oxidoreductase — MDLGIAGRRALVTGADSGIGHATAELLLAEGVRVAVTDQDADRLADAWSGRDVVTVAADLTSNAAVDELRREVAARLGPIDICVQSAGITGAQGLFHEIDQDGWEQAIAVDLLAPVRLVRAFLPDLRASGHGRLVLLASEDAVQPYDDELPYCAAKAGILALAKGLSRSYATEGLLVNAVSPAFVRTPMTDAMMDKRAKENGTDRDEAIASFLDEERPYLELKRRGEVAEVAAVIAFLCSDRASFVNGSNYRVDGGSVATI, encoded by the coding sequence ATGGATCTGGGTATCGCCGGCCGCCGCGCCCTGGTCACCGGAGCCGATTCCGGCATCGGTCACGCGACCGCGGAACTCCTGCTGGCCGAGGGGGTTCGGGTCGCCGTCACCGACCAGGACGCCGACCGGCTGGCCGACGCCTGGTCAGGTCGTGACGTGGTGACGGTGGCCGCCGACCTGACCTCGAATGCCGCCGTCGACGAGCTGCGGCGGGAGGTGGCGGCGCGGCTGGGTCCGATCGACATCTGCGTGCAGTCGGCCGGGATCACCGGCGCCCAGGGTCTGTTCCACGAGATCGACCAGGACGGCTGGGAACAGGCCATCGCCGTCGACCTGCTGGCCCCGGTCCGGCTGGTCCGCGCGTTCCTGCCGGACCTGCGGGCGTCCGGGCACGGCCGGCTGGTGCTGCTCGCCTCGGAGGACGCCGTCCAGCCGTACGACGACGAGCTGCCCTACTGCGCGGCGAAAGCCGGCATCCTGGCCCTGGCCAAGGGGTTGTCGCGGTCGTACGCGACGGAGGGTCTGCTGGTGAATGCGGTGTCACCGGCGTTCGTCCGGACGCCGATGACCGACGCCATGATGGACAAGCGCGCGAAGGAGAACGGCACCGACCGGGACGAGGCGATCGCCTCGTTCCTGGACGAGGAGCGGCCCTACCTGGAACTGAAACGGCGCGGTGAGGTGGCGGAGGTCGCCGCGGTCATCGCGTTCCTGTGCTCGGACCGGGCGTCCTTCGTCAACGGCTCCAACTACCGGGTCGACGGCGGCTCGGTCGCGACCATCTGA
- a CDS encoding VOC family protein, with amino-acid sequence MAIIDSSGYAHVRLTVTDIARSKAFYDQIFGWPVAIDHSAEAGQPGVSESQEKFYGGCVYQLPSGSLFGLRPVGDDRFSPDRTGLDHLSFLVNSRDDLVAAATAFDEAGVVHGEIVDLTDAGIAFLSFQDPDDINVELTAPLS; translated from the coding sequence ATGGCCATCATCGACAGCTCCGGCTACGCCCACGTCCGTCTGACCGTCACCGACATCGCCCGTTCCAAGGCGTTCTACGACCAGATCTTCGGCTGGCCGGTGGCCATCGACCACTCGGCGGAGGCCGGGCAGCCAGGGGTCTCGGAGTCGCAGGAGAAGTTCTACGGCGGCTGCGTCTACCAGCTGCCCTCCGGTTCGCTCTTCGGTCTGCGGCCGGTCGGCGACGACCGGTTCTCGCCCGATCGGACCGGTTTGGACCACCTCAGCTTCCTGGTGAACAGCCGCGACGACCTGGTGGCCGCGGCCACCGCGTTCGACGAGGCCGGCGTCGTGCACGGCGAGATCGTCGACCTGACCGATGCGGGCATCGCGTTCCTGTCGTTCCAGGATCCGGACGACATCAACGTCGAGCTGACCGCCCCGCTGAGCTGA
- a CDS encoding zinc-binding metallopeptidase family protein: MHAFTCPLCGQIAYVESLSCPFCGGEIGIHPASHTMLPVSSAGAAFASAHWVPCSNRDWRCNWLVDRSAEDSRCLSCRITRRRPDADDTIAREKVADVDVDKRRLLLRLADLGLPVVPWYEQEGGLGFDLLSSRSGQGPVTIGHADGIITIDVAETLDDHRERLRVSLGEPYRTMLGHLRHEVGHYYQWVLVEEPAAADRPGAQARLEECRALFGDERASYTDAIARHYRTGAPRGWQRRYLSEYATMHPWEDFAETWAHYLHLTDTLTTLASAGVDLDHEKFPGILHRDIVPRLDYHGVPTAELLEDWYWCSKLLNRANRAMGKGDLYPFTITPAVGDKIDFVHRLVQQVAADSGRSAEVR; this comes from the coding sequence GTGCACGCCTTCACCTGCCCGCTCTGCGGCCAGATCGCCTACGTCGAGTCGCTGTCCTGTCCGTTCTGCGGCGGCGAGATCGGCATCCATCCCGCGTCCCACACGATGCTCCCGGTGTCGTCGGCGGGGGCGGCGTTCGCCAGCGCGCACTGGGTGCCCTGCAGCAATCGGGACTGGCGCTGCAACTGGCTGGTCGACCGCTCGGCCGAGGACTCGCGCTGCCTGTCGTGTCGCATCACCCGGCGCCGCCCGGACGCCGACGACACGATCGCCCGGGAGAAGGTCGCCGATGTCGACGTGGACAAGCGCCGACTGCTGCTGCGGCTGGCCGATCTGGGCCTGCCCGTCGTCCCCTGGTACGAGCAGGAGGGCGGACTGGGATTCGACCTGCTGTCCTCCCGGTCCGGTCAGGGGCCGGTGACGATCGGGCACGCCGACGGCATCATCACGATCGACGTGGCCGAGACCCTGGACGACCACCGCGAACGGCTGCGGGTCAGCCTCGGCGAGCCGTACCGGACGATGCTCGGACACCTGCGGCACGAGGTCGGCCACTACTACCAGTGGGTGCTCGTGGAGGAACCGGCCGCCGCCGACCGGCCCGGGGCGCAGGCGCGGCTGGAGGAGTGCCGCGCCCTGTTCGGCGACGAGCGGGCGTCCTACACCGACGCGATCGCGCGGCACTACCGGACCGGCGCCCCGCGCGGCTGGCAGCGCCGATATCTCTCCGAGTACGCGACGATGCATCCGTGGGAGGACTTCGCCGAGACCTGGGCCCACTACCTGCATCTCACCGACACGCTGACGACTCTCGCCTCGGCCGGGGTCGACCTGGACCACGAAAAGTTCCCCGGCATCCTGCACCGCGACATCGTGCCGCGGCTGGACTACCACGGAGTGCCGACGGCCGAGCTGCTGGAGGACTGGTACTGGTGCTCCAAGCTGCTCAACCGGGCCAACCGGGCGATGGGCAAGGGCGACCTGTACCCGTTCACGATCACCCCGGCGGTGGGCGACAAGATCGACTTCGTGCACCGGTTGGTGCAGCAGGTGGCGGCTGACTCGGGCAGGTCGGCGGAAGTTCGATAG
- a CDS encoding putative quinol monooxygenase yields the protein MIFICVKWKIKPEYADQWIELSREFTEGTRAEPGNIFYDWSRSVEDPTEYVLIEAFKEDAAEAHVKSDHFVKAQQELPQYLVETPKIRNIVMPGDHWDSLGEFEVK from the coding sequence ATGATTTTCATCTGCGTGAAGTGGAAGATCAAGCCGGAATACGCCGACCAGTGGATCGAACTGAGCCGGGAGTTCACCGAGGGGACCCGTGCGGAGCCGGGCAACATTTTCTACGACTGGTCGCGGAGCGTCGAGGATCCCACCGAGTACGTGCTGATCGAGGCGTTCAAGGAGGACGCCGCCGAGGCGCACGTCAAGAGCGATCATTTCGTCAAGGCGCAGCAGGAATTGCCGCAGTACCTGGTCGAGACCCCGAAGATCCGCAACATCGTCATGCCGGGTGACCACTGGGATTCGCTGGGCGAGTTCGAGGTCAAGTAG
- a CDS encoding IclR family transcriptional regulator: MPPADDPAGPVPGEHTPASESRSGSVHRTLAILEAVASRGGATAKEIAYNTGLPLPTVYRLARELIDSDYLVHIRQDNRFELGYKLHQLAVSLHEQIGVPRPVQAEVAALRRQLDLAAYFAIHRGSEIVVVYTSDGPNCPRLNDIKFGFHEAPHATALGKIFLADRHPARPQYATIARTGVAWERGEWQAGSSCAAAAVRGPSGALIGSVAVSGPDARIGRARVVVEGALRATAVRVARFYTANGSEACLHAPGRPTGGCPKCVTTG, encoded by the coding sequence GTGCCCCCCGCCGATGATCCCGCCGGCCCGGTCCCCGGGGAACACACCCCCGCATCGGAGTCGCGGAGCGGGTCCGTCCACCGGACGCTGGCGATCCTGGAGGCCGTCGCCTCCCGGGGTGGGGCAACGGCCAAGGAGATCGCGTACAACACCGGCCTGCCGCTGCCGACGGTGTACCGGCTGGCCCGCGAGCTGATCGACTCGGACTACCTGGTGCACATCCGGCAGGACAATCGGTTCGAGCTGGGCTACAAGCTGCACCAGCTGGCCGTCTCGCTGCACGAGCAGATCGGGGTGCCCCGCCCGGTCCAGGCCGAGGTGGCCGCGCTCCGCCGGCAACTCGATCTGGCCGCGTACTTCGCCATCCACCGCGGCTCGGAGATCGTCGTCGTCTACACCTCCGACGGCCCGAACTGCCCGCGGCTGAACGACATCAAGTTCGGGTTCCACGAGGCTCCGCACGCCACCGCTCTGGGCAAGATCTTCCTGGCCGACCGGCACCCGGCCCGGCCGCAGTACGCGACGATCGCCCGTACCGGGGTGGCCTGGGAACGGGGCGAGTGGCAGGCCGGTTCCAGTTGCGCGGCGGCCGCCGTCCGTGGCCCGTCCGGCGCCCTCATCGGCTCCGTCGCGGTCTCCGGACCGGACGCCCGGATCGGGCGGGCGCGGGTGGTCGTTGAGGGGGCGTTGCGGGCGACGGCCGTGCGGGTCGCCCGCTTCTACACGGCGAACGGCAGCGAGGCCTGTCTGCACGCCCCGGGTCGCCCGACCGGCGGCTGTCCGAAGTGCGTAACAACCGGCTGA
- a CDS encoding CGNR zinc finger domain-containing protein, whose protein sequence is MHLNPYGEYAVLLAADLANDWPADRAGIEARARDHGMTMQFPTAPDDHAQTRAVIDDWLTVVDAPDEQSRARLLNAQMAAVAAYPRLTDHDGEGWHLHYRDDGRPLPAVLAAVISVGTALHLTTRGMHRLGRCAAGREPGDPCTAVVVDVTRNGRQQYCSVRCANRAAVRRHRARTGRAGADSNGAIPVS, encoded by the coding sequence ATGCATCTCAACCCTTACGGCGAGTACGCCGTCCTGCTGGCCGCGGATCTGGCCAACGACTGGCCGGCCGACCGGGCCGGCATCGAGGCCCGGGCCCGCGACCACGGGATGACGATGCAGTTCCCGACCGCCCCGGACGACCATGCGCAGACCCGGGCCGTCATCGACGACTGGCTGACCGTCGTCGATGCTCCGGATGAACAGTCCCGCGCCCGGCTGCTGAACGCCCAGATGGCCGCAGTGGCCGCCTATCCCCGGCTGACCGATCACGACGGCGAGGGCTGGCACCTGCACTACCGCGACGACGGGCGTCCGCTTCCCGCCGTGCTGGCCGCGGTGATCAGCGTCGGCACCGCCCTGCACCTGACGACCCGCGGGATGCACCGCCTGGGTCGCTGCGCCGCCGGCCGCGAGCCGGGCGATCCGTGCACCGCCGTCGTCGTCGACGTCACCAGAAACGGCCGGCAGCAGTACTGCTCGGTCCGCTGCGCCAACCGGGCCGCGGTCCGGCGTCACCGAGCCCGCACCGGTCGAGCCGGGGCAGACAGCAACGGGGCGATCCCGGTCAGCTGA
- a CDS encoding DUF2235 domain-containing protein, which produces MRKRLVVCCDGTWLTSDSLRVSNVEKFARCVKNEPDIDDAGEWVQIVHYVAGIGTATGGVGRLWSAAFGTGLLANLVSAYRFLALNYDPGDEIYIVGFSRGAYTARSLAGMIEQVGLLTPEAVVGNQLRRALILYRSRGVVRRRRTSTIATFRRRYCHPGVDIAFLGVFDTVGGLGVPFPSVVQRRYRFHDVSLGEAVLVARQALALDEGRYRFRPCLWEAPPGSPPISPDRVRQVWFRGDHSDIGGGHAETRLSNTTLRWMVAEAERVGLAFNPRLLDMSLQDTETVVPLRTLGRTYRLINAVVRWSTRLAGRRNDRFDGDRRVLEVRPRDVNVYLARSAQEFWTTDRRYRSVAANVQRWWAEFPDETSRALRIEVVPD; this is translated from the coding sequence GTGCGCAAACGACTGGTGGTGTGCTGTGACGGCACCTGGCTGACCTCGGACAGCCTGCGGGTGTCCAACGTCGAGAAGTTCGCCCGGTGCGTGAAGAACGAGCCCGACATCGACGACGCGGGCGAGTGGGTGCAGATCGTGCATTACGTGGCCGGGATCGGTACGGCCACCGGCGGGGTCGGGCGGCTGTGGAGCGCGGCGTTCGGCACCGGGTTGCTGGCCAACCTGGTGTCGGCCTACCGATTCCTGGCCTTGAACTACGACCCGGGCGACGAGATCTACATCGTCGGGTTCAGTCGCGGCGCCTACACCGCCCGGTCGCTCGCCGGCATGATCGAACAGGTCGGGTTGCTGACCCCCGAGGCGGTGGTGGGTAACCAGTTGCGCCGCGCCCTGATCCTCTACCGCAGCCGCGGAGTGGTGCGGCGCCGGCGGACCAGCACCATCGCGACGTTCCGGCGCCGGTACTGCCACCCCGGGGTCGATATCGCCTTCCTCGGCGTCTTCGACACCGTCGGCGGTCTCGGGGTGCCGTTCCCCAGCGTCGTCCAGCGCCGGTACCGCTTCCACGACGTCTCACTGGGGGAGGCGGTACTGGTCGCCCGCCAGGCGCTGGCGCTGGACGAGGGCCGGTACCGGTTCCGGCCCTGCCTGTGGGAGGCGCCGCCGGGGTCGCCACCGATCTCCCCGGACCGGGTCCGGCAGGTCTGGTTCCGCGGCGACCACAGCGACATCGGCGGCGGGCACGCGGAGACCAGGTTGTCGAACACCACGCTGCGCTGGATGGTCGCCGAGGCCGAGCGGGTCGGCCTGGCCTTCAATCCGCGCCTGCTCGACATGTCGTTGCAGGACACCGAAACCGTCGTTCCGTTGCGCACTCTCGGCCGGACCTACCGGCTGATCAACGCCGTCGTCCGCTGGTCGACCCGGTTGGCCGGGCGGCGGAACGACCGCTTCGACGGTGACCGGCGGGTGCTGGAGGTGCGGCCCCGGGACGTCAACGTGTACCTGGCCCGGTCGGCGCAGGAGTTCTGGACGACGGACCGGCGCTACCGGTCGGTCGCGGCCAATGTCCAGCGCTGGTGGGCCGAGTTCCCGGACGAAACGAGCCGGGCATTACGCATCGAGGTGGTGCCCGACTGA
- the pgi gene encoding glucose-6-phosphate isomerase — MTGSSFITTTPLRERPAFAALAEHFASLRDEHLRDLFAADADRGTSLTAEAEGIYLDYSKHRVTAETIELLAQLADESGLAALRDAMFAGEHINITEDRAVLHVALRAPKGQTITTDGADVVPDVHEVLDRMADFANRVRSGEWKGHTGKPIRTIVNIGIGGSDLGPVMAHEALRHYSQRELTLRFVSNVDGTDFAEKTHDLDPAETLFIVSSKTFTTLETMTNAHTAREWALATLGDDAAVAKHFVAVSTNADAVAEFGIDTANMFGFWNWVGGRYSMESAIGLSTMIAIGPDNFADLLAGSHSIDEHFRTAPLTENLPVLMGLLTFWYVEFFGAQTQAVLPYDQYLLRFPAYLQQLTMESNGKSVTLAGVKVDYNTCPVYWGEPGTNGQHSFYQLIHQGTLVIPCDFIAFLHTLNPLGDHHDYLTANVFAQGEALAFGKTADQVRAEGVAEELVPFKVFDGNHPSSTLVIDKLTPYVLGQLVALYEHSVFTQGALWSVGSFDQWGVELGKQLAQKVIPELQSESTPELAHDSSTNELIRRYRAARER; from the coding sequence ATGACGGGTTCGAGCTTCATCACCACCACGCCGCTGCGGGAGCGCCCGGCGTTCGCCGCGCTGGCCGAGCACTTCGCGTCGCTGCGGGACGAGCACCTGCGGGACCTGTTCGCCGCCGACGCCGACCGTGGCACCAGCCTCACCGCCGAGGCCGAGGGCATCTACCTGGACTACTCCAAGCACCGGGTGACGGCGGAAACCATCGAGCTGCTCGCCCAGCTGGCCGACGAGTCCGGCCTGGCCGCCCTGCGCGACGCCATGTTCGCCGGCGAGCACATCAACATCACCGAGGACCGCGCCGTCCTGCACGTCGCGCTGCGGGCGCCGAAGGGCCAGACGATCACCACCGACGGCGCCGACGTCGTCCCCGACGTGCACGAGGTCCTCGACCGGATGGCCGATTTCGCGAATCGGGTGCGGTCGGGGGAGTGGAAGGGCCACACCGGAAAGCCGATCCGCACCATCGTCAACATCGGCATCGGCGGGTCCGACCTCGGCCCGGTGATGGCCCACGAGGCGCTGCGGCACTACTCCCAGCGGGAACTGACCCTGCGGTTCGTCTCCAACGTCGACGGCACCGACTTCGCCGAGAAGACCCACGACCTCGACCCGGCCGAGACCCTGTTCATCGTCTCGTCCAAGACGTTCACCACCCTCGAGACCATGACCAACGCGCACACCGCGCGCGAGTGGGCGCTGGCCACACTGGGCGACGACGCCGCCGTGGCCAAGCATTTCGTGGCCGTCTCCACCAACGCCGACGCGGTCGCCGAGTTCGGCATCGACACCGCCAACATGTTCGGGTTCTGGAACTGGGTCGGCGGCCGCTACTCGATGGAGTCGGCCATCGGCCTGTCGACCATGATCGCGATCGGCCCGGACAACTTCGCCGATCTGCTGGCCGGCTCGCACTCGATCGACGAGCACTTCCGCACCGCCCCGCTGACCGAGAACCTTCCGGTTCTCATGGGTCTGCTGACGTTCTGGTACGTCGAGTTCTTCGGCGCGCAGACCCAGGCGGTGCTGCCGTACGACCAGTACCTGCTGCGCTTCCCGGCGTACCTGCAGCAGTTGACGATGGAGTCCAACGGCAAGTCGGTCACCCTGGCCGGCGTCAAGGTCGACTACAACACCTGCCCGGTCTACTGGGGCGAGCCGGGCACCAACGGCCAGCACTCCTTCTACCAGTTGATCCACCAGGGCACGTTGGTCATCCCGTGCGACTTCATCGCCTTCCTGCATACCCTGAACCCGCTGGGTGACCACCACGACTACCTGACCGCCAACGTCTTCGCCCAGGGCGAGGCGCTGGCCTTCGGCAAGACCGCCGACCAGGTGCGGGCCGAGGGGGTGGCCGAGGAGCTGGTGCCGTTCAAGGTGTTCGACGGCAACCACCCGTCCTCGACGCTGGTGATCGACAAGCTCACCCCGTACGTCCTGGGGCAGCTGGTTGCGCTCTACGAGCACAGCGTGTTCACCCAGGGCGCCCTGTGGTCGGTCGGCTCGTTCGACCAGTGGGGGGTCGAGCTGGGCAAGCAGCTGGCCCAGAAGGTCATCCCCGAGCTGCAGTCCGAGAGCACCCCGGAGCTCGCCCACGACAGCTCGACCAACGAGCTGATCCGTCGCTACCGGGCCGCCCGCGAACGGTAG
- the dnaE gene encoding DNA polymerase III subunit alpha has protein sequence MTSAGSGSDSFVHLHVHTEYSMLDGAARLGQLFSRTAEMGMPALAMTDHGNVFGAHDFYRQAKAHGINPIIGLEAYVTPGTSRHERTRVRWANGGEDDVSGAGAYTHMTLWAENTAGMHNLFRLSSRSSLEGFFYKPRADRELLETYAKGLIATTGCPSGEIQTWLRIGNYEKARASAAEFRDIFGKDNYFLELMDHGLGIETRVRDGLLRLAKDLELPMVATNDLHYTDAADADAHEALLCVQSGKTLDDPNRFKFDARDFYLKSPAEMRALWQDKYSLREACDNTLLIAERCAVEFDESSSYMPRFPVPEGESEQSWFVAEVDRGLARRFPDGIPPEVRKQADFEVDVILQMNFPGYFLVVADFINWAKNNGIRVGPGRGSGAGSMVAYAMRITDLNPLQHGLIFERFLNPDRVSMPDFDVDFDERRRGDVIRYVTEKYGDDRVAQIVTYGTIKAKQAVKDAARVLGMPFSVGDRITKVMPPPVMGKDVPLSKIFDPSHARYSEGGEFRTLVQTDPEVNKVVEMAKGLEGLKRQWGVHAAGVIMSSDPLLDLIPIMKREQDGAIITQFDYPTCEKLGLIKMDFLGLRNLTVLDDALINIKANRDETVVLEDLTLDDPKTFDLLARGDTLGVFQLDGGPMRALLRSMKPDNFEDISAVGALYRPGPMGANSHNEYADRKNGRKPVVPIHPELAEVLADLLGDTYGLIVYQEQVMAIAQHVAGYSLGAADLLRRAMGKKKKAELDAQFETFSSGMNSRGYSKAAVKTLWDILLPFSDYAFNKAHSAAYGLVSYWTAYLKANYPAEYMAALLTSVGDDKDKMAVYLAECRSMGITVLPPDVNASVRNFAPVGTDIRFGLSAVRNVGSGVVDSIIAARKEKGDFTDFGDYLSKGDAAACNKKVVESLIKAGAYDSLGHPRKGLLMKHVEAIDAVLSLKKAEAAGQFDLFGEMSAEDVGGALTVEIPDTEWDTKLRLGFEREMLGLYVSGHPLAGVEHILSSQSDTSVPDLLDGTAPDRAMITVGGILTNLQRRLTKKGDPWASAQLEDLAGGVEVAFFPKVYQECALLLAEDAIVLIKGRVSRSDDRLSLHAQQVIVPDLTDTAGKGPVQVTIAAARCTPPVVTRLCEVLQAHPGPTAVHLRLTGGAGEKRFQIADQFRVTPSSGLMGDLKALLGADCLS, from the coding sequence GTGACGTCGGCCGGTTCGGGGAGCGACTCCTTCGTCCACCTGCATGTGCACACCGAGTACTCGATGCTCGACGGAGCCGCGCGGCTGGGTCAGCTGTTCTCCCGCACCGCCGAAATGGGCATGCCGGCCCTGGCGATGACCGACCACGGCAACGTGTTCGGCGCACACGACTTCTACCGCCAGGCCAAGGCGCACGGCATCAACCCGATCATCGGGCTCGAGGCGTACGTCACCCCGGGCACCTCCCGGCACGAGCGCACCCGGGTGCGCTGGGCCAACGGCGGCGAGGACGACGTCTCGGGCGCCGGCGCCTACACCCACATGACGCTGTGGGCCGAGAACACCGCCGGGATGCACAACCTCTTCCGGCTGTCGTCGCGCTCGTCGCTGGAGGGTTTCTTCTACAAGCCGCGGGCCGACCGCGAGTTGCTGGAGACCTACGCCAAGGGGCTCATCGCCACCACCGGCTGCCCGTCCGGCGAGATCCAGACCTGGCTGCGGATCGGCAACTACGAGAAGGCGCGGGCCAGCGCCGCCGAGTTTCGCGACATCTTCGGCAAGGACAACTACTTCCTCGAGCTCATGGACCACGGCCTGGGCATCGAGACCCGGGTCCGGGATGGCCTGCTGCGGCTGGCCAAGGACCTCGAGCTGCCGATGGTCGCCACCAACGACCTGCACTACACCGACGCCGCCGATGCCGACGCCCACGAGGCGCTGCTGTGCGTGCAGTCCGGCAAGACGCTGGACGACCCGAACCGGTTCAAGTTCGACGCGCGCGACTTCTACCTCAAGTCCCCGGCCGAGATGCGAGCCCTCTGGCAGGACAAGTACTCGCTGCGCGAGGCGTGCGACAACACCCTGCTGATCGCCGAGCGCTGCGCGGTCGAGTTCGACGAATCCTCGTCCTACATGCCCCGGTTCCCGGTGCCCGAGGGGGAGAGCGAGCAGAGCTGGTTCGTCGCCGAGGTCGACCGTGGCCTCGCCCGCCGGTTCCCGGACGGGATTCCGCCCGAGGTGCGCAAGCAGGCCGACTTCGAGGTCGACGTCATCCTGCAGATGAACTTCCCCGGCTACTTCCTCGTCGTCGCCGACTTCATCAACTGGGCCAAGAACAACGGCATCCGGGTGGGCCCGGGGCGTGGGTCCGGCGCCGGCTCGATGGTCGCGTACGCCATGCGGATCACCGACCTGAACCCGCTGCAGCACGGCCTGATCTTCGAGCGGTTCCTCAACCCCGACCGCGTCTCGATGCCCGACTTCGACGTCGACTTCGACGAGCGCCGGCGCGGCGACGTCATCCGGTACGTGACCGAGAAGTACGGCGACGACCGGGTCGCGCAGATCGTCACCTACGGCACCATCAAGGCCAAGCAGGCGGTCAAGGACGCGGCCCGCGTGCTCGGCATGCCGTTCTCGGTCGGCGACCGGATCACCAAGGTCATGCCCCCGCCCGTCATGGGCAAGGACGTGCCGCTGTCGAAGATCTTCGACCCCTCGCACGCCCGGTACTCCGAGGGCGGCGAATTCCGCACCCTGGTGCAGACCGACCCCGAGGTCAACAAGGTCGTCGAGATGGCCAAGGGCCTCGAGGGCCTGAAGCGGCAGTGGGGTGTGCACGCCGCGGGCGTCATCATGTCGTCCGACCCGCTGCTCGACCTGATCCCGATCATGAAGCGGGAGCAGGACGGCGCGATCATCACGCAGTTCGACTACCCGACCTGCGAGAAGCTCGGCCTGATCAAGATGGACTTCCTGGGGTTGCGCAACCTCACGGTCCTGGACGACGCGCTGATCAATATCAAGGCCAACCGGGACGAGACCGTCGTCCTGGAGGACCTGACCCTCGACGACCCGAAGACGTTCGACCTGCTGGCCCGCGGTGACACCCTCGGGGTGTTCCAGCTCGACGGCGGGCCCATGCGGGCGCTGCTGCGCTCGATGAAACCCGACAACTTCGAAGACATCTCGGCCGTTGGCGCGCTGTACCGGCCGGGCCCGATGGGCGCCAACTCGCACAACGAGTACGCCGACCGGAAGAACGGCCGCAAGCCGGTCGTCCCGATCCATCCCGAGCTGGCCGAGGTGCTGGCCGACCTGCTGGGCGACACCTACGGGCTGATCGTCTACCAGGAGCAGGTCATGGCCATCGCCCAGCATGTGGCCGGCTACTCCCTGGGCGCCGCCGACCTGCTCCGCCGGGCCATGGGCAAGAAGAAGAAGGCCGAGCTGGACGCCCAGTTCGAGACCTTCTCGTCGGGGATGAACAGCCGCGGGTATTCCAAGGCCGCGGTCAAGACACTGTGGGACATCCTGCTGCCGTTCTCCGACTACGCGTTCAACAAGGCGCACTCGGCGGCGTACGGCCTGGTCTCCTACTGGACGGCCTATCTCAAGGCCAACTACCCGGCCGAGTACATGGCCGCGCTGCTGACCTCGGTCGGCGACGACAAGGACAAGATGGCCGTCTACCTGGCCGAGTGCCGGTCGATGGGCATCACCGTGCTGCCGCCCGATGTCAACGCCTCGGTGCGGAACTTCGCGCCGGTCGGCACCGACATCCGGTTCGGTCTGTCCGCGGTCCGCAACGTCGGCAGCGGCGTCGTCGACTCGATCATCGCCGCGCGCAAGGAGAAGGGCGACTTCACCGACTTCGGCGACTACCTCTCCAAGGGTGATGCGGCGGCCTGCAACAAGAAGGTCGTCGAGTCGCTCATCAAGGCCGGCGCCTACGACTCGCTCGGGCACCCCCGCAAGGGCCTGCTGATGAAGCACGTCGAGGCCATCGACGCCGTGCTGTCGTTGAAGAAGGCCGAGGCCGCCGGCCAGTTCGACCTGTTCGGTGAGATGAGCGCCGAGGACGTCGGCGGGGCGCTGACCGTCGAGATCCCGGACACCGAGTGGGACACCAAGCTGCGGCTCGGTTTCGAGCGGGAGATGCTCGGGCTGTACGTGTCCGGGCACCCGCTGGCCGGCGTGGAACACATCCTCTCGTCCCAGTCGGACACGTCGGTGCCCGATCTGCTGGACGGCACCGCGCCGGACCGGGCCATGATCACGGTCGGCGGCATCCTGACCAACTTGCAGCGGCGGCTCACCAAGAAGGGCGACCCGTGGGCGTCGGCCCAGCTCGAGGACCTGGCCGGCGGCGTCGAGGTGGCGTTCTTCCCGAAGGTCTATCAGGAGTGTGCGCTGCTGCTGGCCGAGGACGCGATCGTGCTGATCAAGGGCCGGGTGTCCCGGTCGGACGACCGGCTGTCGCTGCACGCGCAGCAGGTGATCGTCCCCGACCTGACCGACACCGCCGGCAAGGGGCCGGTGCAGGTCACCATCGCCGCGGCCCGCTGCACGCCGCCGGTGGTCACCCGGCTCTGCGAGGTGCTGCAGGCCCACCCCGGGCCGACCGCCGTACACCTGCGGTTGACTGGTGGGGCGGGGGAGAAGCGCTTCCAGATCGCCGACCAGTTCCGGGTCACGCCGTCGTCCGGGTTGATGGGTGACCTGAAGGCGCTGCTGGGCGCCGACTGCCTCAGCTGA